In one Balaenoptera musculus isolate JJ_BM4_2016_0621 chromosome 20, mBalMus1.pri.v3, whole genome shotgun sequence genomic region, the following are encoded:
- the FDXR gene encoding NADPH:adrenodoxin oxidoreductase, mitochondrial isoform X2, which yields MAPRCWRWWPWLAWPRTRPPPSESTQSFRQQFSTQEQTPQICVVGSGPAGFYTTQHLLKHHSRAHVDIYEKQLVPFGLVRFGVAPDHPEVKNVINTFTRTAHSDRCAFHGNVVVGRDVTVQELRDAYHAVVLSYGAEDHQALEIPGEELPGVFSARAFVGWYNGLPENRELAPDLSCDTAVVLGQGNVALDVARILLTPPEHLEELREMIQLPGTRPILDPADFLGLQDRIKEVPRPRKRLMELLLRAATEKPGVAEAARWASAPRAWGLRFLRSPRQVLPSPDGRRAAGIRLAVTRLEGVGEATRAVPTGDVEDLPCGLVLSSIGYKSRPIDPSVPFDPKLGVIPNMEGRVVDVPGLYCSGWVKRGPTGVITTTMTDSFVTGQILLQDLKAGLLPSGPRPGYAAVKALLSSRGVWPVSFSDWEKLDAEEVSRGQGVGKPREKLLDPQEMLRLLGR from the exons ATGGCTCCGCGCTGTTGGCGCTGGTGGCCCTGGTTGGCATGGCCTCGGACCCGGCCGCCTCCTTCCGAGAGCACCCAGA GCTTCCGCCAGCAGTTCTCCACACAGGAGCAGACCCCCCAGATCTGTGTGGTGGGCAGTGGCCCAGCTGGCTTTTATACCACCCAACACCTGCTAAAG CACCACTCCCGCGCCCACGTGGACATTTACGAGAAGCAGCTGGTGCCCTTCGGCCTGGTGCGCTTTGGCGTGGCGCCCGACCACCCCGAGGTGAAG AATGTCATCAACACTTTTACCCGGACGGCCCACTCTGACCGCTGTGCCTTCCACGGCAACGTGGTGGTGGGCAGGGATGTGACCGTGCAGGAGCTGCGGGACGCCTACCACGCCGTGGTGCTG AGCTATGGGGCAGAGGACCATCAGGCCCTGGAGATCCCCGGAGAGGAGCTGCCTGGCGTGTTCTCAGCCCGGGCCTTTGTGGGCTGGTACAATGGGCTTCCTGAGAACCGGGAG CTGGCGCCGGACCTGAGCTGTGACACGGCCGTGGTCCTGGGGCAGGGGAATGTGGCTCTGGATGTGGCCCGGATCCTGCTGACGCCACCTGAGCACCTGGAG GAGCTTCGGGAGATGATTCAGTTACCAGGAACTCGGCCCATTTTGGATCCTGCGGATTTCTTGGGCCTTCAGGACAGAATCAAGG AGGTCCCTCGCCCGAGGAAGCGGCTGATGGAACTACTGCTTCGAGCAGCCACGGAGAAGCCAGGGGTGGCGGAGGCTGCCCGCTGGGCATCGGCCCCCCGCGCCTGGGGCCTCCGCTTTCTCCGAAGCCCGCGGCAGGTGCTGCCCTCGCCAGATGGGCGGCGAGCGGCAGGCATCCGCCTGGCAGTCACCAGACTGGAG GGTGTTGGTGAGGCCACCCGGGCAGTGCCCACTGGAGACGTGGAGGACCTCCCCTGTGGGCTGGTGCTGAGCAGCATTGGGTATAAGAGCCGCCCCATCGACCCCAGTGTGCCCTTTGACCCCAAACTCGGGGTCATCCCCAATATGGAGGGCCGGGTTGTGGATGTGCCAG GCCTCTACTGCAGCGGCTGGGTGAAGCGGGGGCCCACAGGTGTCATCACCACTACCATGACTGACAGCTTCGTCACCGGCCAGATTCTGCTGCAGGACCTGAAAGCAGGGCTGCTGCCGTCTGGCCCCAGGCCTGGCTATGCGGCCGTCAAGGCCCTGCTCAGCAGCCGAG GGGTCTGGCCTGTGTCTTTCTCGGACTGGGAGAAGCTGGATGCTGAGGAGGTGTCCCGGGGCCAGGGTGTGGGGAAGCCCAGGGAGAAGCTGCTGGATCCTCAGGAGATGCTGCGGCTGCTGGGACGCTGA
- the FDXR gene encoding NADPH:adrenodoxin oxidoreductase, mitochondrial isoform X1, with product MAPRCWRWWPWLAWPRTRPPPSESTQSFRQQFSTQEQTPQICVVGSGPAGFYTTQHLLKHHSRAHVDIYEKQLVPFGLVRFGVAPDHPEVKNVINTFTRTAHSDRCAFHGNVVVGRDVTVQELRDAYHAVVLSYGAEDHQALEIPGEELPGVFSARAFVGWYNGLPENRELAPDLSCDTAVVLGQGNVALDVARILLTPPEHLEKTDITEAALGALRQSQVKTVWIVGRRGALQVAFTIKELREMIQLPGTRPILDPADFLGLQDRIKEVPRPRKRLMELLLRAATEKPGVAEAARWASAPRAWGLRFLRSPRQVLPSPDGRRAAGIRLAVTRLEGVGEATRAVPTGDVEDLPCGLVLSSIGYKSRPIDPSVPFDPKLGVIPNMEGRVVDVPGLYCSGWVKRGPTGVITTTMTDSFVTGQILLQDLKAGLLPSGPRPGYAAVKALLSSRGVWPVSFSDWEKLDAEEVSRGQGVGKPREKLLDPQEMLRLLGR from the exons ATGGCTCCGCGCTGTTGGCGCTGGTGGCCCTGGTTGGCATGGCCTCGGACCCGGCCGCCTCCTTCCGAGAGCACCCAGA GCTTCCGCCAGCAGTTCTCCACACAGGAGCAGACCCCCCAGATCTGTGTGGTGGGCAGTGGCCCAGCTGGCTTTTATACCACCCAACACCTGCTAAAG CACCACTCCCGCGCCCACGTGGACATTTACGAGAAGCAGCTGGTGCCCTTCGGCCTGGTGCGCTTTGGCGTGGCGCCCGACCACCCCGAGGTGAAG AATGTCATCAACACTTTTACCCGGACGGCCCACTCTGACCGCTGTGCCTTCCACGGCAACGTGGTGGTGGGCAGGGATGTGACCGTGCAGGAGCTGCGGGACGCCTACCACGCCGTGGTGCTG AGCTATGGGGCAGAGGACCATCAGGCCCTGGAGATCCCCGGAGAGGAGCTGCCTGGCGTGTTCTCAGCCCGGGCCTTTGTGGGCTGGTACAATGGGCTTCCTGAGAACCGGGAG CTGGCGCCGGACCTGAGCTGTGACACGGCCGTGGTCCTGGGGCAGGGGAATGTGGCTCTGGATGTGGCCCGGATCCTGCTGACGCCACCTGAGCACCTGGAG AAAACGGATATCACGGAGGCTGCCCTGGGGGCGCTGAGACAGAGTCAGGTGAAGACGGTGTGGATAGTGGGCCGACGTGGAGCCCTGCAAGTGGCCTTCACCATTAAG GAGCTTCGGGAGATGATTCAGTTACCAGGAACTCGGCCCATTTTGGATCCTGCGGATTTCTTGGGCCTTCAGGACAGAATCAAGG AGGTCCCTCGCCCGAGGAAGCGGCTGATGGAACTACTGCTTCGAGCAGCCACGGAGAAGCCAGGGGTGGCGGAGGCTGCCCGCTGGGCATCGGCCCCCCGCGCCTGGGGCCTCCGCTTTCTCCGAAGCCCGCGGCAGGTGCTGCCCTCGCCAGATGGGCGGCGAGCGGCAGGCATCCGCCTGGCAGTCACCAGACTGGAG GGTGTTGGTGAGGCCACCCGGGCAGTGCCCACTGGAGACGTGGAGGACCTCCCCTGTGGGCTGGTGCTGAGCAGCATTGGGTATAAGAGCCGCCCCATCGACCCCAGTGTGCCCTTTGACCCCAAACTCGGGGTCATCCCCAATATGGAGGGCCGGGTTGTGGATGTGCCAG GCCTCTACTGCAGCGGCTGGGTGAAGCGGGGGCCCACAGGTGTCATCACCACTACCATGACTGACAGCTTCGTCACCGGCCAGATTCTGCTGCAGGACCTGAAAGCAGGGCTGCTGCCGTCTGGCCCCAGGCCTGGCTATGCGGCCGTCAAGGCCCTGCTCAGCAGCCGAG GGGTCTGGCCTGTGTCTTTCTCGGACTGGGAGAAGCTGGATGCTGAGGAGGTGTCCCGGGGCCAGGGTGTGGGGAAGCCCAGGGAGAAGCTGCTGGATCCTCAGGAGATGCTGCGGCTGCTGGGACGCTGA
- the FDXR gene encoding NADPH:adrenodoxin oxidoreductase, mitochondrial isoform X3 produces MAPRCWRWWPWLAWPRTRPPPSESTQTFGNSDEVRDPANAKALRKKRRRAQMRVKPGKLRFLLDTEEQTPQICVVGSGPAGFYTTQHLLKHHSRAHVDIYEKQLVPFGLVRFGVAPDHPEVKNVINTFTRTAHSDRCAFHGNVVVGRDVTVQELRDAYHAVVLSYGAEDHQALEIPGEELPGVFSARAFVGWYNGLPENRELAPDLSCDTAVVLGQGNVALDVARILLTPPEHLEKTDITEAALGALRQSQVKTVWIVGRRGALQVAFTIKELREMIQLPGTRPILDPADFLGLQDRIKEVPRPRKRLMELLLRAATEKPGVAEAARWASAPRAWGLRFLRSPRQVLPSPDGRRAAGIRLAVTRLEGVGEATRAVPTGDVEDLPCGLVLSSIGYKSRPIDPSVPFDPKLGVIPNMEGRVVDVPGLYCSGWVKRGPTGVITTTMTDSFVTGQILLQDLKAGLLPSGPRPGYAAVKALLSSRGVWPVSFSDWEKLDAEEVSRGQGVGKPREKLLDPQEMLRLLGR; encoded by the exons ATGGCTCCGCGCTGTTGGCGCTGGTGGCCCTGGTTGGCATGGCCTCGGACCCGGCCGCCTCCTTCCGAGAGCACCCAGA CCTTTGGGAATTCAGATGAAGTAAGGGACCCTGCAAACGCCAAAGctttgaggaaaaagagaaggagggcaCAGATGAGGGTGAAGCCTGGGAAACTCCGTTTTCTGTTGGACACTGAA GAGCAGACCCCCCAGATCTGTGTGGTGGGCAGTGGCCCAGCTGGCTTTTATACCACCCAACACCTGCTAAAG CACCACTCCCGCGCCCACGTGGACATTTACGAGAAGCAGCTGGTGCCCTTCGGCCTGGTGCGCTTTGGCGTGGCGCCCGACCACCCCGAGGTGAAG AATGTCATCAACACTTTTACCCGGACGGCCCACTCTGACCGCTGTGCCTTCCACGGCAACGTGGTGGTGGGCAGGGATGTGACCGTGCAGGAGCTGCGGGACGCCTACCACGCCGTGGTGCTG AGCTATGGGGCAGAGGACCATCAGGCCCTGGAGATCCCCGGAGAGGAGCTGCCTGGCGTGTTCTCAGCCCGGGCCTTTGTGGGCTGGTACAATGGGCTTCCTGAGAACCGGGAG CTGGCGCCGGACCTGAGCTGTGACACGGCCGTGGTCCTGGGGCAGGGGAATGTGGCTCTGGATGTGGCCCGGATCCTGCTGACGCCACCTGAGCACCTGGAG AAAACGGATATCACGGAGGCTGCCCTGGGGGCGCTGAGACAGAGTCAGGTGAAGACGGTGTGGATAGTGGGCCGACGTGGAGCCCTGCAAGTGGCCTTCACCATTAAG GAGCTTCGGGAGATGATTCAGTTACCAGGAACTCGGCCCATTTTGGATCCTGCGGATTTCTTGGGCCTTCAGGACAGAATCAAGG AGGTCCCTCGCCCGAGGAAGCGGCTGATGGAACTACTGCTTCGAGCAGCCACGGAGAAGCCAGGGGTGGCGGAGGCTGCCCGCTGGGCATCGGCCCCCCGCGCCTGGGGCCTCCGCTTTCTCCGAAGCCCGCGGCAGGTGCTGCCCTCGCCAGATGGGCGGCGAGCGGCAGGCATCCGCCTGGCAGTCACCAGACTGGAG GGTGTTGGTGAGGCCACCCGGGCAGTGCCCACTGGAGACGTGGAGGACCTCCCCTGTGGGCTGGTGCTGAGCAGCATTGGGTATAAGAGCCGCCCCATCGACCCCAGTGTGCCCTTTGACCCCAAACTCGGGGTCATCCCCAATATGGAGGGCCGGGTTGTGGATGTGCCAG GCCTCTACTGCAGCGGCTGGGTGAAGCGGGGGCCCACAGGTGTCATCACCACTACCATGACTGACAGCTTCGTCACCGGCCAGATTCTGCTGCAGGACCTGAAAGCAGGGCTGCTGCCGTCTGGCCCCAGGCCTGGCTATGCGGCCGTCAAGGCCCTGCTCAGCAGCCGAG GGGTCTGGCCTGTGTCTTTCTCGGACTGGGAGAAGCTGGATGCTGAGGAGGTGTCCCGGGGCCAGGGTGTGGGGAAGCCCAGGGAGAAGCTGCTGGATCCTCAGGAGATGCTGCGGCTGCTGGGACGCTGA